CCTGAGCATCAATTTTTTTCAAAATGCGCTCATGATTCGCCTGAAGCTTGGCTACTTGCTGAGTGGCAAAGCCAATCATGCTGGCTAGATCACTTTGATTCATATCCTTATTGGCATCCCAACTAAGGGTGTTCTCTTCAATTTGAAGCTCGATTTTACGCTTTGCGGTAGTATCGCTTTGCGCAGCCATACCAAAGCCAAAGGCGATAAGTAAGGCGGTTAATACAGACTTTTTCATTTTTATGTTTGTTTTAAAATTGGAAGTATTCATTTCGATGGTTGGTTCTCAGATTCATTCATTTTTTCTTCGATCATCTTACTGAGGTCGCGAGCGATTAAGGACATTGCCTCACCAAAATCTCGCATACTCTGACCAAAGGCTTTTGCACTTTTATTCAAGAGCTCTTTTTGCTCATCCGACAATTCGTAGTCTTCACTTAGCTCTTCACTGTAGCGCTTAATTTTAGCGGCACTTTCGCGAAGCGCTTTTTTGGAACGCTCAATATGCACCTGAACACTGTCATCTTCCAAAGATTGATCCAGGTCTTTTGCCATGAGCCTGCTTAACTCGGCAACAGTTTCACTAAGGGTTTTTAATTCCTTTTGCAGCTTTTCGGTCAATTCTTGCTTACGCTCTTCCGATTGGGCTGAAGCCTGAAAGCTTAGGCCGCAAATCAGCAGCAGAGATACTAGATACTTCATCACAGCTTATTTATTAAATCGACGGTTGATAAAATCGGGAAGCGGGATTTCAATTTTGGTGTTTTCCGCTTTGGGCAATTCAATAGACTCTCCAGATTTTACTCTTTCATATTGATCGGAGGCATAGGCCCACATACGCTCGCCCAAATCCTTAGATTTCTTTTCTGTGCTATAGGTAGCTCCATTCAGCTTAGGTAATTGAACCCGTACTTTATAGACTTCAGGGTTATCTATTTCTTCAGCTGCCTCCAGAGGTAAATCAGAATCTACCTCGCTCAACTCATTAAAGGCTAAAATGGGTTCCGAAATAGTTTGTTGCAAAACTGGAATCACTCGAGCGCCGGTTTTCTTGGGCTTTTTGGCCGGAGTCTTTTGATTGGTTTTAGCTTTAGGTTCTTCTTTTTTAGGGTCCTCGGTTTTTACCGATGACTTAGGCTCATCATTCTTGGTGTTGGGAGTGGTTTCAGGACCAGCTACCCAGCTTTGATCGGTATCGCCAATATTGTTAAGGTCCAGCTCACTGGCATTGCGATTATAATAGATCAAAGAAGAAATTCCAATCAGCAAGGCTACTGCTGCAGCGCGCAACATCAGCCAAGCTTCTCGCTTGGGTTTGGCAGCTTGCTGAGAAGCGGCCACCTTTTCCCAAACCTTGTCGGAAGGTTTTATTTGATGCTCCTTGAGCTCCTTCTCAAAAAGCGAGTCGATGGGATGCTTGGAACTCATATCAGTTATTTTTTGCTAGTAATTCGTATTCACTCAGTTTCTGTTGCAATTGTCGGCGAGCTTTACTCAATTGACTCTTGCTGGTATTTTCGGAGATTTCCAGCATTTCGCCTATCTCCTTATGGTTATAACCTTCAATAGCGAAGAGGTTAAAAACCGTTCTGTATCCGGTTGGTAGTTCATTAATCATCAACATTAAGTGCTCGGCATCGTAGTGATCTTTAACGCTGCTGTGCCCAAATTCCGGGCGACGCTCTTCTTCTACCTCTACAAAAAGATTCTTTTGGTAGCGGATGAAGTTTAGGGCCTCGCGCACCATAATGCGACGAATCCAGGCTCCTAATGCTCCCTCGCCACGGTATTGATCTAGGCGATTGAAGATTTTGATAAAACCATTGGAAAGAACTTCTTCGGCATCTTCCAAATTTTGGGTGTAACGTCGGCAAACGGCCAACATTTCTGAACTGTAACGTTCATATAATTCGCGCTGCGCCTCATGATTCCCGCGAAGGCACTGCTTCACGAGTCTCTTTTCGTTGCTTGGTAGGTTGCGAACTATTCCCATTTCTTTGGAGGC
The Croceimicrobium hydrocarbonivorans genome window above contains:
- a CDS encoding RNA polymerase sigma factor, whose translation is MKQCLRGNHEAQRELYERYSSEMLAVCRRYTQNLEDAEEVLSNGFIKIFNRLDQYRGEGALGAWIRRIMVREALNFIRYQKNLFVEVEEERRPEFGHSSVKDHYDAEHLMLMINELPTGYRTVFNLFAIEGYNHKEIGEMLEISENTSKSQLSKARRQLQQKLSEYELLAKNN